The following are encoded in a window of Nocardioides houyundeii genomic DNA:
- a CDS encoding NAD-dependent malic enzyme: MAATASSYSITMRLHTAPDHGVVGTVATTISQHNGIVTGIDVAESRHDRLVVDVTCSAADEPHSRELAAAVGAIDGVEVHKVSDRTFLLHLGGKIEVTSKVPLRSRDDLSMAYTPGVGRVSSAIANNPEDVWSLTVKGNSVAVVTDGSAVLGLGNIGPGAALPVMEGKAALFKKFADIDAWPICLASQDTEEIVRAVEMIAPGFGGINLEDIAAPRCFEIEARLRESLDIPVFHDDQHGTAIVVLAALTNALRVVGKTLPEARIVVAGGGAAGTAIVTLLLADGASDVVVWDRVGCLRGDDESLPPAMASLARRTNPRGVKGDLRTALAGADVFVGVSGPGVLQAEWIQEMAPDPVVFALANPDPEIDPAEADRYAAVVASGRSDYPNQINNVLAFPGVFRGLLDARAAEITTEMLLRAAHAIAEVVTDEELNPNFIIPTVFHPDVPKAVARAIQGLEA, translated from the coding sequence ATGGCCGCCACCGCTTCGTCGTACTCGATCACCATGCGCCTGCACACCGCGCCGGACCACGGAGTGGTCGGCACAGTCGCCACCACCATCTCCCAGCACAACGGAATCGTCACCGGGATCGACGTGGCCGAGTCCCGCCATGACCGCCTGGTGGTGGACGTGACCTGCTCGGCGGCCGACGAGCCCCACTCCCGCGAGCTCGCGGCCGCGGTGGGCGCCATCGACGGCGTCGAGGTGCACAAGGTCAGCGACCGCACCTTCCTGCTGCACCTCGGCGGCAAGATCGAGGTCACCAGCAAGGTGCCGCTGCGCAGCCGGGACGACCTGTCGATGGCCTACACCCCGGGGGTGGGCCGGGTGAGCTCCGCGATCGCCAACAACCCCGAGGACGTCTGGAGCCTGACGGTCAAGGGCAACTCGGTGGCCGTGGTCACCGACGGCTCGGCGGTGCTGGGGCTGGGAAACATCGGGCCGGGGGCGGCGCTGCCGGTGATGGAGGGCAAGGCGGCGCTGTTCAAGAAGTTCGCCGACATCGACGCCTGGCCGATCTGCCTGGCCAGCCAGGACACCGAGGAGATCGTCCGCGCGGTCGAGATGATCGCGCCCGGCTTCGGCGGCATCAACCTCGAGGACATCGCCGCGCCGCGCTGCTTCGAGATCGAGGCCCGGCTGCGGGAGTCCCTCGACATCCCGGTCTTCCACGACGACCAGCACGGCACCGCGATCGTGGTGCTGGCCGCGCTGACCAACGCCCTGCGGGTGGTCGGCAAGACGCTGCCCGAGGCCCGGATCGTGGTCGCCGGCGGCGGCGCGGCCGGTACGGCGATCGTCACGCTGCTGCTCGCCGACGGTGCCTCAGACGTGGTGGTGTGGGACCGGGTGGGCTGCCTGCGCGGCGACGACGAGTCGCTCCCTCCGGCCATGGCCTCGCTCGCCCGGCGTACCAACCCGCGCGGCGTCAAGGGTGACCTCCGCACCGCGCTCGCCGGTGCCGACGTCTTCGTCGGGGTCAGCGGACCCGGCGTGCTCCAGGCCGAGTGGATCCAGGAGATGGCCCCCGACCCGGTCGTGTTCGCCCTGGCCAACCCGGACCCGGAGATCGACCCCGCCGAGGCCGACCGGTACGCCGCCGTGGTGGCCAGCGGCCGCTCGGACTATCCCAACCAGATCAACAACGTGCTGGCCTTCCCGGGCGTCTTCCGGGGACTGCTCGACGCCCGGGCCGCGGAGATCACCACCGAGATGCTGTTGCGGGCGGCACACGCCATCGCCGAGGTCGTCACCGACGAGGAGCTGAACCCCAACTTCATCATCCCCACGGTCTTCCACCCCGACGTGCCGAAGGCGGTCGCGCGGGCGATCCAGGGCCTGGAGGCGTGA
- a CDS encoding MMPL family transporter translates to MSTTKVPGASRVAQFISARRTAWLVALVPILLAGMLLGFVPEGERNASSTDSLPDDFDSTSAVALQSQLPEEDSSVAIVLWTAEEGKLTEAQLGAIGKQAGELLAEYAEGGQPGGESGPPSGGRPGPDSGGEQGPPEGMGGSQGPLMVADDGTAAYSVVPVLSKTASDTADLVTELRETLEADVPDGVKVQVTGPAGIQADVAAVFDGANLRLLLATASVVAILLIATYRSPVLWLIPLTVVGLADRLSAIVATQVLQRIDYVTWDESTVGILSVLVFGAGTNYALLLISRYRDELRTHESRNEAMARALTRTAEAVFASATTVFLGLMTLLLSAFPTTRGLGLACAIGIAIAASFVMVVLPAALVVFGRWIFWPRVPHNGEAPIVEGHSFWRKVGDRVARRPQAFVVGTVLLLGVMMIGLFQINTGLRPSDQFLETPEAISAADRLGESFPAGTTDPVQVLTRDSADDVLSTVEQVDGIASARVTTEGDGIAQIDAVLESAPGSDDAKETVAEVRDAVADFDDTYVGGGDAEALDESEASVQDRWVILPVILLLVLGALLLLLRSLVAPILLVATVVGTYAAAMGTSWWIFTGVFGFAAMDVGVPLLAFLFLVALGVDYNIFLVTRAREEAAEHGTKEGMLRALTATGGVITSAGILLAAVFAVLGVLPLVVLAQLGAIIFVGVLLDTLVVRTVLVPALALTLGDTFWWPRKVDRRRS, encoded by the coding sequence CGCGTGGCCCAGTTCATCAGCGCCCGCCGTACGGCCTGGCTGGTGGCACTCGTACCGATCCTCCTGGCCGGCATGCTGCTCGGCTTCGTGCCTGAGGGCGAGCGCAACGCCTCCTCGACCGACTCGCTGCCCGACGACTTCGACAGCACCAGCGCCGTGGCCCTGCAGTCGCAGCTGCCGGAGGAGGACTCCTCCGTGGCGATCGTGCTCTGGACCGCCGAGGAGGGGAAGCTCACCGAGGCGCAGCTGGGCGCGATCGGCAAGCAGGCCGGCGAGCTGCTCGCCGAGTACGCCGAGGGCGGACAGCCCGGTGGTGAGTCAGGTCCCCCCTCAGGCGGCAGGCCCGGTCCCGACTCCGGTGGCGAGCAGGGCCCGCCGGAGGGGATGGGCGGCTCCCAGGGCCCGCTGATGGTCGCCGACGACGGCACCGCGGCGTACTCGGTGGTGCCGGTGCTGTCCAAGACCGCCTCCGACACCGCCGACCTGGTGACCGAGCTCCGCGAGACGCTCGAGGCCGACGTCCCCGACGGGGTCAAGGTGCAGGTCACCGGCCCGGCCGGCATCCAGGCCGACGTCGCGGCGGTCTTCGACGGCGCCAACCTGCGACTGCTGCTCGCCACCGCCTCGGTGGTCGCCATCCTGCTCATCGCGACCTACCGCAGCCCCGTGCTCTGGCTCATCCCGCTCACCGTGGTGGGGCTGGCCGACCGGCTCTCGGCCATCGTCGCCACCCAGGTGCTGCAGCGGATCGACTACGTCACCTGGGACGAGTCCACGGTGGGGATCCTGAGCGTGCTGGTCTTCGGCGCCGGCACCAACTACGCGTTGCTGCTGATCTCCCGCTACCGCGACGAGCTCAGGACCCACGAGTCCCGCAACGAGGCGATGGCGCGCGCGCTGACCCGCACCGCCGAGGCCGTCTTCGCCAGCGCCACCACCGTCTTCCTGGGCCTGATGACCCTGCTGCTCTCGGCGTTCCCGACCACCCGCGGCCTGGGCCTGGCGTGCGCCATCGGCATCGCCATCGCGGCGTCGTTCGTGATGGTGGTGCTGCCCGCGGCCCTGGTCGTCTTCGGCCGGTGGATCTTCTGGCCGCGGGTGCCGCACAACGGCGAGGCCCCGATCGTCGAGGGGCACTCGTTCTGGCGCAAGGTCGGCGACCGCGTGGCCCGCCGCCCGCAGGCGTTCGTCGTCGGCACCGTGCTGCTGCTCGGCGTGATGATGATCGGGCTGTTCCAGATCAACACCGGGCTCCGCCCCTCCGACCAGTTCCTGGAGACCCCGGAGGCGATCAGCGCCGCGGACCGGCTGGGCGAGTCCTTCCCGGCCGGCACCACCGACCCGGTGCAGGTGCTCACCCGCGACTCCGCGGACGACGTGCTGAGCACGGTCGAGCAGGTCGACGGCATTGCCTCGGCCCGGGTCACCACCGAGGGCGATGGGATCGCGCAGATCGACGCCGTGCTGGAGTCCGCGCCCGGCAGCGACGACGCCAAGGAGACCGTGGCCGAGGTGCGCGACGCCGTGGCGGACTTCGACGACACCTACGTCGGCGGCGGGGACGCAGAGGCGCTGGACGAGTCCGAGGCCTCGGTGCAGGACCGCTGGGTGATCCTGCCCGTGATCCTGCTGCTGGTGCTGGGGGCGCTGCTCCTGCTGCTGCGCTCGCTGGTCGCCCCGATCCTCCTGGTCGCCACCGTCGTGGGCACCTACGCCGCCGCGATGGGCACCTCGTGGTGGATCTTCACCGGCGTCTTCGGGTTCGCCGCGATGGACGTCGGCGTACCGCTGCTGGCGTTCCTGTTCCTGGTGGCGCTCGGTGTGGACTACAACATCTTCCTGGTCACCCGGGCCAGGGAGGAGGCGGCCGAGCACGGCACCAAGGAGGGCATGCTGCGCGCCCTGACCGCCACCGGCGGCGTGATCACCAGCGCCGGCATCCTGCTCGCCGCGGTCTTCGCCGTCCTCGGTGTGCTGCCGCTGGTGGTGCTGGCCCAGCTCGGCGCGATCATCTTCGTCGGCGTGCTGCTCGACACCCTGGTGGTGCGGACCGTGCTGGTGCCGGCGCTCGCGCTGACGCTCGGCGACACGTTCTGGTGGCCGCGCAAGGTGGACCGGCGCCGCAGCTGA